Proteins encoded in a region of the Zunongwangia endophytica genome:
- a CDS encoding FecR family protein, with protein sequence MIDKDKIDAQFDEYWKEKPLEHSQNKKEKSWKDFHQTTIKKKRTKRPFYLKYAAAVIVLILAGSFYLLNQPQQTSASIVNISNPSDHTKVIHLPDSTEIRLYPHSKISYHKNYNKNRLVTLDGDAFFQVKKDKHHPFEVHNNNLITTVLGTTFTITTDLNKKTEVKLYEGKIKMNIEGQSESWILSPGEEFSYQKNTPEINHIKTYVDFENEKLKTIITYLEKEYGFDIQLEALNLNKETTLRINKEDHLETPLQIITEIHNLTYEIDMTRRKVILKK encoded by the coding sequence ATGATAGATAAAGACAAAATTGATGCGCAATTTGACGAATATTGGAAAGAAAAACCTTTAGAACATTCCCAAAACAAAAAAGAAAAATCTTGGAAAGATTTCCATCAAACCACAATTAAAAAGAAACGCACAAAAAGACCTTTTTATTTAAAATATGCTGCAGCGGTAATAGTGTTGATTTTAGCCGGTAGTTTTTATTTACTGAATCAACCTCAACAAACTTCAGCTTCCATTGTAAATATTTCCAACCCCAGCGATCATACCAAAGTGATTCATTTACCAGATAGCACAGAGATTAGGCTATACCCACACTCCAAAATCTCTTATCATAAAAATTACAATAAAAACAGGTTAGTTACTTTAGACGGTGACGCGTTTTTTCAGGTAAAAAAAGATAAGCATCATCCTTTTGAAGTTCATAATAACAATCTTATTACGACTGTTCTTGGTACCACATTTACGATAACAACAGATCTTAATAAAAAAACGGAAGTAAAGCTTTATGAAGGGAAAATTAAGATGAATATCGAAGGGCAATCTGAAAGTTGGATACTTTCTCCCGGCGAGGAATTTAGCTATCAGAAAAACACTCCTGAAATCAACCATATTAAAACCTATGTTGATTTTGAAAATGAAAAATTGAAAACCATAATTACCTATTTGGAAAAGGAATATGGTTTCGACATACAGTTAGAAGCGCTGAATTTAAATAAAGAAACAACTTTACGTATTAATAAAGAAGATCATCTGGAAACACCTTTACAGATTATTACTGAAATCCATAATCTCACTTACGAGATCGATATGACTCGTAGAAAAGTTATCCTAAAAAAATAA
- a CDS encoding TonB-dependent receptor, which produces MKYLFFSYLFICSVSLFSQNLAINIEKGNTINDLKDQIESQSPYKLAYTEDIKSKSSFTTAFKYENINVKDLINNLNTQLPQEFKLLGNNITVKQRISNNSQKEYVLSGIISDEKNVPLMGATVSIPKLQRGTTSNFDGEFSIKLPQDTYQVNISFLGYQTITKTVSLDKDRNLNIQLEEGGETLKEVVIEQNGKAVNIKKPQMSMNSLTMNEIKQIPVAMGEPDPLKSLLTLPGVTNAGEGSSGFNVRGGAADQNLILLDDVPIYSDSHLFGFFSVFNADAVRSLDLYKGGIPSKYGGRVSSVLDIKQANGDYKDYKFEGGIGLISSHLKAEGPIIKDKASFMIAGRSSYAHIFLVDNSAQFYDLNTKLNYRLNKNNSLSFSGYFGNDLFDIGDSFATTYGNTMGKLNWKHRFNEDINTDLSVFYSDYQFNLDLDSQSFDWDSAVTSYGLKYDWNHYLSEAIQLNYGLEATYYETNPGTLLPKDESSAINFLQLDKKYAFEPSAYIDVNHKISEKLNLRYGLRYSMFYRYGPQVVNTYANNNPAMYNPDFNIYEDAPITGSTNYDSGEVIKDFSNLEPRAALSYALNDETSFKASYNRMAQYMHIISNSQSPTPVNMWTPSGPFIKPQLLDQYALGYFRNFSNKKYSLETEAFYKDIKNRVDYVDGADLIGNNNIEQVLLSGKARAYGMEFLFRKNTGKLTGWLSYTISRAEQRTEGNTPEEPGIANGDWYFSPYDKLHNLSFVANYEHTEKWSFSANFSLQSGQPVTYPNGYYELGGIHVPNYSKRNENRLPTYHHLDLAATYTPKPDKKKGWQSYWVFSLYNAYNRQNAASVRFTTNEDTGFNEARRLSIFGAIPSVSYNFKF; this is translated from the coding sequence ATGAAATATCTTTTTTTCTCCTATTTATTCATTTGTAGCGTAAGTCTATTTAGCCAAAACTTAGCTATAAATATTGAAAAAGGGAATACCATAAATGATTTAAAAGATCAAATTGAAAGTCAGTCACCCTATAAATTAGCTTATACGGAAGACATCAAATCTAAAAGCTCTTTTACTACTGCATTTAAATATGAGAACATCAATGTAAAAGATTTAATCAATAATCTAAACACTCAGCTTCCGCAGGAATTCAAACTTCTAGGAAATAATATTACCGTAAAACAACGAATCTCGAATAACAGCCAAAAAGAATATGTGTTATCTGGAATTATTTCTGATGAAAAAAATGTTCCGTTGATGGGAGCTACCGTTAGTATTCCAAAACTACAAAGAGGAACAACATCTAATTTTGACGGTGAATTTTCTATAAAACTCCCACAGGATACTTACCAGGTCAACATTAGTTTTTTAGGCTATCAAACCATCACTAAAACAGTTTCTTTAGATAAAGATCGTAATCTGAATATTCAATTGGAAGAAGGAGGTGAAACCTTGAAGGAAGTGGTGATCGAACAGAACGGAAAGGCCGTTAATATCAAGAAACCACAAATGAGTATGAACAGCCTTACGATGAATGAAATAAAGCAGATTCCTGTCGCAATGGGAGAGCCTGATCCTCTTAAATCGCTTCTTACATTGCCCGGTGTTACTAATGCTGGCGAAGGTTCTTCTGGATTTAATGTTCGCGGTGGTGCTGCCGATCAAAACTTGATCTTACTGGATGATGTTCCTATTTATAGCGATTCGCATTTGTTCGGTTTTTTCTCGGTTTTTAATGCTGATGCTGTTCGCTCCTTAGATCTTTATAAAGGTGGAATACCTTCTAAATACGGCGGTAGAGTTTCTTCGGTTTTAGACATAAAACAAGCTAACGGAGATTATAAAGATTACAAATTTGAAGGAGGGATTGGATTGATCTCTAGCCACCTTAAAGCTGAAGGACCAATAATTAAGGACAAAGCTTCATTTATGATCGCCGGTAGATCTTCTTATGCTCATATTTTTTTGGTTGATAATTCTGCACAGTTCTATGATCTAAATACTAAACTGAATTACCGCTTAAATAAAAATAATTCACTAAGCTTTTCAGGATATTTTGGAAACGATCTATTTGATATTGGCGATAGTTTTGCGACCACGTATGGAAATACGATGGGAAAACTTAACTGGAAGCATCGCTTTAATGAAGATATAAATACAGATTTATCGGTTTTTTATAGCGATTATCAATTCAACTTAGATCTTGATAGTCAAAGTTTTGATTGGGATAGTGCCGTAACAAGTTATGGATTAAAATATGATTGGAATCATTATTTAAGCGAAGCTATTCAATTAAATTATGGATTGGAAGCTACTTATTACGAAACTAATCCCGGCACGCTGTTACCTAAAGACGAAAGCTCTGCGATCAATTTCTTACAATTAGATAAAAAATATGCCTTTGAGCCTTCTGCTTATATAGATGTAAATCATAAAATTTCTGAAAAACTAAATTTAAGATATGGATTACGTTATAGCATGTTTTATCGCTATGGCCCGCAGGTCGTAAACACTTATGCAAATAACAATCCTGCGATGTACAATCCAGATTTCAACATTTATGAAGACGCACCAATTACCGGAAGCACTAATTATGATAGCGGCGAAGTAATAAAGGACTTCTCTAATTTAGAACCTCGTGCCGCTTTATCTTATGCTTTAAACGACGAAACATCTTTTAAAGCCAGTTATAATCGTATGGCGCAGTACATGCACATTATTTCTAATAGCCAATCGCCAACCCCGGTAAATATGTGGACGCCTAGTGGACCATTTATCAAACCTCAACTTTTAGATCAATACGCTTTAGGTTATTTTAGAAACTTCAGCAACAAAAAATATTCGTTAGAAACTGAAGCCTTTTACAAAGACATTAAAAACCGTGTTGATTATGTAGATGGAGCAGATCTAATTGGCAATAATAACATAGAACAGGTATTGCTCAGCGGCAAAGCCAGAGCCTACGGAATGGAATTTTTATTCAGAAAAAATACAGGAAAATTAACCGGTTGGCTTTCTTATACGATATCGAGAGCAGAACAACGTACCGAAGGAAACACTCCAGAAGAACCTGGGATTGCAAACGGAGATTGGTACTTTTCTCCATACGATAAATTACACAATTTGAGCTTTGTGGCAAATTATGAACATACTGAAAAATGGTCTTTTAGTGCTAATTTTTCATTGCAATCGGGACAACCGGTAACTTATCCTAATGGGTATTATGAGCTGGGAGGAATTCATGTTCCAAATTATTCTAAAAGGAATGAAAACCGACTACCTACTTATCATCATTTAGATCTAGCAGCTACGTATACGCCGAAACCAGATAAGAAAAAGGGATGGCAAAGTTATTGGGTTTTTAGTCTATATAATGCTTATAATCGCCAAAATGCGGCTTCCGTTAGATTTACAACTAACGAAGACACCGGATTCAACGAAGCAAGACGTCTTTCTATTTTTGGAGCTATCCCAAGTGTTTCTTACAATTTTAAATTTTAA
- a CDS encoding DUF4249 domain-containing protein, which produces MKTLYKFTKRVWLYAILCSLIFTFYSCEEVIEVDLEPSDNRLVVDAEILWEANTPGNVQQIYLSRLTDYYETETQKVSDAEVEVSNTNGDIFIFEETEEAGTYQCNNFSPELNASYQLEVIVDNETYTATERMVSTPEITRIEQVDDGGFSADNYEINYYFNDPEEEDNYYLETYKTDFLIYPVYGVGSDEFINGNEVDYGFSDEDLEVGSTVNVTFRGISEQFYEYISLIIQSTSGDPFSTPPANIRGNLINNTNEDNYAFGYFSLSQSRSFDYTIE; this is translated from the coding sequence ATGAAAACTTTATATAAATTCACTAAAAGAGTCTGGTTATACGCTATTCTTTGTAGCTTAATCTTTACATTTTATTCCTGCGAAGAAGTAATTGAGGTAGACCTAGAACCATCTGATAATCGACTAGTTGTTGATGCCGAAATTTTATGGGAAGCCAACACTCCTGGAAACGTACAGCAAATTTATCTAAGCCGACTTACAGACTATTACGAAACCGAAACGCAAAAAGTAAGTGATGCTGAAGTTGAAGTTAGCAATACTAACGGTGATATTTTTATTTTTGAAGAAACCGAAGAAGCCGGAACTTACCAATGCAATAATTTTTCACCAGAGCTAAACGCCAGCTATCAGTTAGAAGTAATTGTAGATAATGAAACCTATACGGCTACAGAACGTATGGTAAGCACCCCCGAGATTACCAGAATTGAGCAGGTAGATGATGGTGGCTTTTCAGCTGACAATTATGAAATTAACTATTATTTCAATGATCCTGAGGAGGAAGACAATTACTATTTAGAGACTTATAAAACCGATTTTCTAATCTATCCTGTTTATGGAGTTGGTAGTGACGAATTCATAAATGGTAATGAAGTTGATTATGGATTTTCTGATGAAGACTTAGAAGTAGGATCTACGGTTAATGTCACTTTTAGAGGAATTTCTGAACAATTTTACGAATACATAAGTCTTATTATACAAAGTACAAGCGGCGATCCTTTTAGCACTCCTCCGGCAAACATAAGAGGTAATCTTATCAACAATACGAATGAAGATAATTATGCCTTTGGTTATTTTAGTTTGTCGCAGTCTAGAAGTTTCGATTATACGATCGAATAA
- a CDS encoding two-component regulator propeller domain-containing protein, with protein MRIYKFIFLFLSFIILIASHNSVLAQNLEPLQFYELNTEDGLSSNFVNDINQDPLGFIWIATNDGLNRYNGTDFKTYKSGNPNYNLSNNYVQSMEVVGTKIYIGTDGGLSVYDLKNESMTIYNEDKDSLMGNSISAIRKLEGDRIALGIYRSGLQWLTISNSEDVFNDNAELNKKLSSKEISSIIQRDNKLFVGTFDHGLNLIDLDNNTVESNVYNIGAINNLYKDSADNIWIGTRDGLKLINTNNEIIHINKANDPKKGLSDNDILCFQEDEYGYMWIGTRNGGLNLLKIDSARDNQNFEIEWYLPSEDDNSINNRTVSSLFLDSDKNMWIGTSTGINLAQTSGELIQFRKHKNSTSQSLSHDRVGALAISKSNGLWIGTDGGGLDYFDPDNQRFKHFSKNSSKNSLSSNYILSLLEDSQKRLWIGTFRGGINLFENGQFQNYLQGFPADGSDVRVIFEDRNNRIWVGTNRGGLFWFDENIGDFKNVTALEKLDIRDISEDENGNLWLATYGSGLKKYNPKTNETISYALNYGLDFPSDIIFSVLYLGEGQLLAGTRYEGLVHLNIENNSFDRVTEVDGLSNNSVVGMMKEDDQYVWLSTFSGINRYNIKNQEIVNISTLNNIQPGEFNIGAITKSEDGIIYIGGNKGLNFFDPSEIQQNEKSRPIYFENLKILNKKVPVQNSPDAVLNSSLFYKNDITLAYNENSFSVDFHSLNFPFARNTDFVYKLEGYSDIWIEANGANTANFTKVPPGDYKLVVKNKSGLNSISKAQLAITITPPFWSTWPAYLLYLVSILLIIYLISSYYSERLKLKNSIVLEQKRYQLEHQLNEERLRFFTGFSHELKTPLTLILAPIENLLEKVKKKESRDDLKFIRRNAKSLQQAINKLLEFRKSEEGLSQLNCSNHDLKDYLKSWLKNYQPLAKEKNIEIQLNYKTKQRKLNCDIDKIGVIINNILSNALKYSNKNSEVNIEVYFEDATLKIEVINQGEGISSEEINHIFEWYYRADHQQKTGTGIGLALSKSFAELHEGTIEVISTPGSKTSFTLCLPEKLLITENQNSADKQEEYKAEEIIADNGVFEPKISEHQKSLSADSNRNIMLIIDDNPEIRLFLENLFKDDYDLLFAEDGQEGINKAAKYVPDVIISDVMMPVKNGIDLCTDLKTDNVTSHIPVILLTAKANIESVSSGYQEGADLYITKPFKPKVLKLQVKSLLTNREKLRVHFSQSQETESFVGQEKNSKLIDTEKQFLQQIEEIILDPDHLKKVNTEFLAKELGMSRTPLYRKIKALTGFNINELIRDIRIRKAADLIYRENYSVTEASYAVGFSSIKYFRKIFKEKYGSNPSEFKTGTIHRT; from the coding sequence ATGAGAATTTATAAGTTCATATTTCTATTCTTAAGTTTCATCATCTTGATTGCTTCTCATAATTCAGTTTTAGCACAAAACTTGGAACCTTTACAATTCTATGAATTAAATACTGAAGATGGATTATCCAGCAATTTTGTGAACGATATAAATCAGGATCCTCTTGGTTTTATTTGGATTGCTACAAATGATGGTCTAAATCGATACAACGGGACAGACTTTAAAACTTATAAAAGTGGTAATCCTAATTACAATTTATCTAACAACTATGTGCAAAGCATGGAAGTAGTTGGTACTAAAATTTATATAGGTACCGATGGAGGTTTGTCCGTCTATGATCTTAAAAATGAATCCATGACTATCTACAATGAGGATAAGGATAGTTTGATGGGAAATAGCATAAGTGCTATTAGGAAGTTAGAGGGAGACAGAATAGCTTTAGGTATTTATAGGAGTGGTTTGCAATGGTTAACAATATCCAATTCTGAAGACGTTTTTAATGATAATGCTGAATTAAATAAAAAATTATCATCCAAGGAAATCTCTTCAATTATCCAGAGAGACAATAAGTTATTTGTTGGAACATTTGATCATGGTCTTAATTTAATAGACCTCGATAACAATACAGTTGAATCCAATGTTTATAATATAGGAGCTATAAACAACTTATATAAAGATAGTGCCGATAATATATGGATAGGAACTCGGGATGGTTTAAAATTAATCAATACGAATAACGAAATTATTCATATAAATAAGGCTAATGATCCAAAGAAAGGATTGAGTGATAACGATATTTTATGTTTTCAGGAGGATGAGTATGGTTATATGTGGATTGGTACTAGAAATGGCGGACTTAACTTGCTAAAAATTGACAGTGCCAGAGATAATCAAAATTTTGAGATAGAATGGTATTTACCATCTGAAGATGATAATAGCATTAATAATCGTACAGTTTCTTCTCTTTTTTTAGATAGCGATAAAAATATGTGGATTGGAACTTCAACAGGGATTAATCTAGCCCAAACTTCTGGTGAGCTTATTCAGTTCCGAAAGCACAAAAATAGCACAAGTCAAAGCTTGAGTCACGATAGAGTAGGTGCACTTGCGATCTCTAAATCTAATGGACTTTGGATAGGAACCGATGGGGGAGGACTCGATTATTTCGATCCCGATAATCAAAGATTCAAGCATTTTTCAAAGAATTCTTCTAAAAATAGTTTAAGTAGCAATTACATTTTGTCATTGCTTGAAGACTCTCAGAAACGTTTGTGGATAGGTACCTTTCGAGGAGGTATAAATCTTTTTGAAAATGGTCAGTTTCAAAACTATTTACAAGGTTTTCCGGCAGATGGTAGTGATGTAAGAGTAATTTTCGAAGATAGAAATAATAGAATATGGGTAGGTACAAATAGAGGTGGCTTATTTTGGTTTGACGAAAACATAGGAGACTTCAAAAACGTAACTGCTTTAGAAAAACTTGATATACGGGATATTTCTGAAGATGAAAATGGCAATTTATGGCTTGCAACTTATGGTTCAGGACTTAAAAAATACAACCCAAAAACAAATGAAACCATAAGCTATGCTTTAAACTATGGTTTGGATTTCCCCAGTGACATTATTTTTAGTGTGCTGTATTTGGGAGAAGGTCAACTCTTGGCAGGAACACGTTATGAAGGTCTTGTTCATTTAAATATCGAAAATAACTCTTTTGATCGCGTAACCGAAGTGGATGGATTAAGTAATAATTCTGTTGTAGGAATGATGAAGGAAGACGATCAATATGTTTGGCTTAGCACCTTTAGTGGAATCAATCGTTACAATATCAAAAATCAGGAGATTGTAAATATTTCAACCTTAAATAATATACAGCCTGGAGAATTTAATATAGGAGCGATTACCAAATCCGAAGACGGCATAATTTATATTGGGGGCAATAAAGGCTTAAACTTTTTTGACCCTTCAGAAATTCAGCAAAATGAAAAAAGCAGACCAATTTATTTTGAAAATCTGAAGATTTTAAATAAAAAAGTACCTGTTCAAAATAGTCCTGATGCAGTTTTAAATAGTTCTCTTTTTTATAAAAATGATATTACGCTAGCCTATAATGAGAACTCTTTTTCTGTCGATTTTCATAGCTTAAATTTTCCATTTGCTAGAAATACCGATTTTGTTTACAAATTAGAAGGGTATAGTGATATCTGGATAGAAGCAAACGGAGCAAATACTGCCAATTTCACTAAAGTTCCTCCTGGAGATTATAAGCTCGTTGTAAAAAATAAATCTGGATTAAATAGTATAAGTAAAGCGCAATTGGCGATAACAATTACCCCACCTTTTTGGAGCACTTGGCCGGCCTATTTACTTTATCTAGTTTCAATTCTACTAATAATTTATCTAATATCAAGTTACTACAGCGAGCGATTAAAACTGAAAAATTCTATCGTTTTAGAGCAAAAGAGATATCAGTTAGAACATCAACTTAACGAAGAGCGACTACGATTTTTTACTGGCTTTTCTCACGAACTTAAAACGCCACTCACTTTAATTCTCGCACCCATCGAAAATTTATTAGAAAAGGTGAAAAAAAAGGAATCACGTGATGATCTTAAATTTATTCGAAGAAACGCTAAAAGCCTGCAACAAGCCATCAACAAATTATTAGAATTTAGAAAATCAGAAGAAGGCTTAAGTCAGTTAAATTGTAGTAATCATGATTTAAAGGATTATTTAAAAAGCTGGCTTAAAAATTATCAACCCCTGGCGAAAGAGAAAAATATTGAAATTCAATTAAATTATAAAACAAAGCAGAGAAAACTGAACTGTGATATTGATAAAATCGGAGTAATTATTAATAACATATTATCTAATGCTTTAAAGTACTCTAATAAAAATTCCGAAGTAAATATTGAGGTTTATTTTGAGGATGCTACCTTGAAGATAGAAGTGATCAATCAGGGAGAAGGAATTAGCTCAGAAGAAATAAATCATATTTTTGAATGGTATTACCGTGCCGATCATCAACAAAAAACGGGAACGGGTATAGGACTCGCTTTATCAAAGAGTTTTGCTGAATTGCACGAAGGTACCATTGAAGTAATTAGTACTCCAGGAAGCAAGACAAGTTTTACACTTTGTCTTCCAGAAAAATTATTGATTACTGAAAACCAAAATTCAGCTGATAAACAGGAAGAATACAAAGCTGAAGAAATAATAGCTGATAATGGAGTATTTGAGCCTAAAATCTCTGAACATCAAAAAAGTCTGAGCGCCGATAGTAATAGGAATATCATGTTGATTATTGATGATAATCCCGAGATACGTCTTTTCTTAGAGAATCTTTTTAAGGACGACTATGATTTACTTTTTGCGGAAGATGGCCAAGAAGGTATTAACAAGGCCGCTAAATATGTTCCTGATGTTATCATATCAGATGTTATGATGCCGGTTAAAAACGGAATCGATCTTTGTACAGATCTTAAAACAGATAATGTTACCAGCCATATTCCGGTGATACTTTTAACAGCCAAAGCGAATATAGAAAGTGTGAGTTCAGGTTATCAGGAGGGGGCAGATCTTTATATAACAAAACCTTTTAAACCGAAGGTGTTGAAGCTACAGGTGAAGAGTTTATTGACGAATAGAGAAAAATTACGAGTCCATTTCTCACAATCTCAGGAAACCGAATCGTTTGTAGGACAGGAAAAGAACTCTAAATTAATAGATACTGAAAAGCAATTTCTACAGCAGATTGAAGAAATTATTTTAGATCCAGATCATTTGAAGAAAGTGAATACTGAATTTCTGGCAAAGGAATTGGGGATGAGTCGTACACCTCTTTATAGAAAAATAAAGGCACTAACAGGTTTTAATATAAACGAATTAATTCGGGATATTAGGATAAGAAAAGCGGCCGATTTGATTTACCGCGAAAACTATTCGGTTACAGAAGCTTCTTATGCTGTAGGCTTTAGTAGTATAAAATATTTTAGAAAGATATTTAAAGAAAAATATGGTAGTAACCCTTCAGAATTTAAAACAGGTACTATTCATAGAACATAG
- a CDS encoding carboxypeptidase-like regulatory domain-containing protein: MFTFLLKLGKSKPNILLLFLIMGSSLIAQQKEITGEVLDDTGLPLPGATVVVKNTSNGTVTDMDGNFSLEIDDPTNTILVVSFVSFQTKEIPVGDQSSFNITLLSDTEALNEVVVVGYGGQKRATLTGSVSEVEGGDLVKSPQPNLSNSFSGRISGVIASNRGGSLATMILVSVFEV, encoded by the coding sequence ATGTTTACATTTCTACTCAAACTGGGAAAATCTAAACCCAATATTTTATTGCTCTTTTTGATTATGGGCTCTTCACTTATTGCCCAGCAGAAAGAAATCACCGGCGAAGTTCTGGATGATACTGGCTTACCGCTACCGGGTGCAACAGTAGTTGTAAAAAATACTTCTAATGGAACAGTAACCGATATGGATGGTAATTTTTCTTTAGAAATAGATGATCCAACAAATACTATTTTAGTAGTATCATTTGTAAGTTTTCAGACTAAAGAGATTCCTGTTGGTGATCAAAGCTCATTTAATATCACCTTATTAAGTGACACTGAAGCACTAAATGAAGTAGTTGTAGTAGGTTACGGAGGACAGAAAAGAGCTACGCTTACAGGTTCGGTATCAGAGGTTGAAGGAGGGGATCTTGTAAAAAGTCCTCAGCCTAACCTTTCCAATTCATTTTCTGGAAGAATTTCCGGAGTAATTGCAAGCAATCGGGGGGGGAGCCTGGCTACGATGATTCTAGTATCAGTATTCGAGGTTTAG